The sequence TTGCCTATGCTTGTCTCTTGAATATTACCTTATCTGGACCTTTTTATTAGTCAATTAAACATTAATATACAATTACGAATTAGCTAATTCAGTACGCTTTCATTGAGGTAGAACATGAAAACAGTTCAAGTAAGCAGGAGATCGGTTCTAAAAGCGGCCGGAATCGCGGGAGCTGCCGCGGTCATGGGAATTAACCTTGACAGCACAAACTCCGCTCTTGCTGCGGCGGAAGCTAAAAAAGGCATACTGTCCAAAGATGACTGGCACTACGGTCACTGTCGCATGTGCATGAGAGGAACGTGCCCGAATATGTACCGTGTGGAAAACGGCGTGGCGGTTGAGGTAATGGGCAACCCCAAGACTCCCACCAGCAAAGGAGCACTCTGTGCCAAGGGACAGTCTATAATCCAGAACCTTTATAACCCTTACAGGGTTAAAGCACCCATGAAAAGAACCAACCCTAAAAAAGGGCTACAGGAAGATCCTCAGTGGGTGGAAATATCATGGGATGAAGCCCTTAATACAACGGCAGGTGTCCTGAAAGAGATTAGAGAGAGAGATCCAAGAAGATTTGTATACTCAGTTGGTTTCGGAGATATGGATTTCTTCTGCACATTCCTTTTTTATTTCGCTGGAGCATACGGGACTCCCAACTACATAAAAACAAATGGAACACTTTGTGTTCTTCACTACGCTTCCGACCTTGTACAGGGAGTTTTCCCCGGTGTTAAGCCAGATGCAACCTACGCAAAATACATCCTTGCAATGGGCATGAACCTTGGTATGGGTATTGCGTCTTCTGATGGTGGTGTCAGAGGACTTCTCAACCGTATATATAACGAAAAAGACATTAAGGTTGTGTGTGTTGACCCCCACTGCGGGCCCGATGCCTCAAAAATGGAGTGGGTACCAGTTAAACCCGGCGGAGAACTTGCTTTTCTCATGGGCGTGGCAAACAGCATCATCTTTGAAGTTAAGAAGATGGACTTCGAATTTCTTAAATGGAAAACCAACGCTCCGTATCTTGTCGGCTCTGACGGCTATTATGCAAGAGGAGCAGACGGTAAGCCGCAGATCTATGACCTCAAAGATAAAAAAATAAAATCCTTTGATGATAAAACACTTACCGATCCTGATATTGACGCTAAAAATGTAATGATTAACGGCGTCAAAACAAATGCAGGCTTTGTTCTTGTTAAAGAAGGTCTCAGAAAAAATACACCCGAATGGGCAGCTAAAATTTCCGGTATTCCTGCTTCAAAAATCAGGGAAGTTGCAAAAGATTTCGTTGATAACGCCAGCATAGGTGAATCAATTGAGATGATAAACGGAAAAGGGGAAAAGGTTGTTCTCCCTAAGCGCACATCCGTATGTGAAGGCAAACGCGGTATTAAAAATATGCGCGATGGAGTTCACTCCGACCTTATGACTAAGCTTCTCAATATGCTTGTAGGTTCACTTGACGTACCCGGAGGCATGCTCGGTACACAGAGAGGGCGTTTTTTAAGTCCCGATGAGGACGGCGTTGTAGCCCCAAAAGGTGAGGCAAGGTTCAAAAAACCTGTTTACCCTCCTCAGCATATTAACCTTGCGGAGTACTTTCC is a genomic window of Geovibrio thiophilus containing:
- a CDS encoding molybdopterin-dependent oxidoreductase, whose product is MKTVQVSRRSVLKAAGIAGAAAVMGINLDSTNSALAAAEAKKGILSKDDWHYGHCRMCMRGTCPNMYRVENGVAVEVMGNPKTPTSKGALCAKGQSIIQNLYNPYRVKAPMKRTNPKKGLQEDPQWVEISWDEALNTTAGVLKEIRERDPRRFVYSVGFGDMDFFCTFLFYFAGAYGTPNYIKTNGTLCVLHYASDLVQGVFPGVKPDATYAKYILAMGMNLGMGIASSDGGVRGLLNRIYNEKDIKVVCVDPHCGPDASKMEWVPVKPGGELAFLMGVANSIIFEVKKMDFEFLKWKTNAPYLVGSDGYYARGADGKPQIYDLKDKKIKSFDDKTLTDPDIDAKNVMINGVKTNAGFVLVKEGLRKNTPEWAAKISGIPASKIREVAKDFVDNASIGESIEMINGKGEKVVLPKRTSVCEGKRGIKNMRDGVHSDLMTKLLNMLVGSLDVPGGMLGTQRGRFLSPDEDGVVAPKGEARFKKPVYPPQHINLAEYFPHRHTLPTLAFKVAADTRKYGLNYDIEALLTVGGNVIASTTEPYEMAASVAKIPFSATVAYHYDEMAHMADILLPSHALLEKESVNSYEGAFDVYTKETISTRVMMYRDPMPPLYNTKQPQDIIIELCERIGMIDDFNANINKTGVILGEVTFAKLDPKDYLEPGKRYTIAEIWDKGVRAYFNKPLDDMKRDGIIVQQMAPADAYNSSFFKKGETRHPIYFERLKRSGDELRKFFTEYKDKIYLPDFDMEDQFRYYEPVITWRPKDLTNVKKGEKYDLISINWKTPTSGIRSAAVDQLPYLNEVSETFDPTYGKICLNTKTAAEKGIKEGDTIWVESANGKVSGQVHITELIFPDVVGFAGALGRLVDSLGKKAASYPMYNKLTNAKVSNCCAVAIGVSNSVPVRIYKA